From the genome of Setaria viridis chromosome 1, Setaria_viridis_v4.0, whole genome shotgun sequence:
cctttttttcctcccttGATTGGCTCACATGTCATCTAACTTGTAATGTAGATTAACTGAGTCTATTTTGAGACCAAATGTATATGTTATCCTATTTATTAGCTCATGTTATTTATTTCCGTAATAACATCATAAGCCATAATATAAATTCGTCAAGCAACTTGTAATTAGATTAACTGAGTCTATTCTGAGCCCAAAATGTATATGTATCATATTTATTGGCTCCTGTTATTTATTTCCGTAAATCATCATGAGCCATACTTTTAGATATTGTTATTAGCTTTTGGTATGGTGAAATTTGTTATTTTTGCTATTTGATTTGAATGGGAGTAGTAGAAAGGGAAGCTGGTGTATGTGTCCAGCATGGGTAATTTGGTCTATTTGTATGTGAAGAAATGAACAAAAATTAAATAGAAGTGTGGGTTAAGTTAGTGTAGTGCTATTCTATGGATCCATTCTTGATAAACAGTGCTATTTGGCGAATTTTCATAGATTTGGAGTTCTATTTTCTGGACACCGCATGAAACTAGTGATGTCCCCCCTCAAAGTGCAACTCTAACATGTGTCTTTAACCCATCGACACTTTGTCAGGAACAAACTTTGCATTTCTTATAGCATCTATAGTAGAATATCTAAAATTGAAGACCTAAAATAAGTTTTGGGTTTAGGAGAGAGAAGATTTCCAGAATTTTTTTTGCTCTTCTCCAACGCATACCCAGAAAGCTTCCTAAAATACCGTTTAGCTTTTTGTAAAAAGACCAACTAAAAATTACATGTTTCTACACTGActttcttttttgcaaaatctCATGGCATCAAATCAAAATGCCCCTAAATCTATAGCACACTGTGGCATTGTCGCCACCCATCTCCAGCCCCACCTCTTTCTGCACCACCACCCCTCTCCTACATCCTCCTTTACCTTGGTCCGCATCCCAATCGAGGGCGCGAGGAGCACGAAACCATTATCGTTAgtcgcggcgaggaggaggtgccATCCACGCGGAGCTTGTGAGCAGCCGAACAACAGCTGGCAATAGCACGTGAGTATTACGATTTGTGAAAGGGACACTACCTCACCTAATGGTCTCATGTTTCGCCAAAGGTCTCGTATTCGTACACCAAAAGGTCACTTCATCAaaagagatcatgtccatttaCCAAGTACTCTAAAGAGAAAGATGGTGTTTGGTTCGGCTAAATGTAACGCAATCGGATTATGGATGCAAATGAATCATGTTAAAGTTCTTTGTTTTCGCCCATTCGGTAAACGCCGCAATCAAATCCCACCACTATACAAGTCTGTTACCATCCCTTCCTCTTCGTAATCAGAAAACATATTATCTGATTACATTACCTACATTACCGTAGTTGAACCAAATAAAAAGTGTAATCGCACGTTCTATAGTTGAAAGCACAGCAATCCTATTCCATTTTCATTTATGTTACCATTCTACGAACCAAACACCATCAATGTATCATCTCTACTAATCCGATGAATAGTGCTACCAATGTCAATGACACTGGTCCCACTCTAGGGGACTGGGGGTATAACATCTTCTGTAGACATTTTCTTATTGCAAAGAAATGTTGTCGTCATATGAGAAGAAAAATGTGCTTCTTATCTTAATTTTAGATGGTTGCATGTCTTCTATGTGTAGCACTTTTAATATGCTATTTCAAATTATGAATTTCGTTATGAATTATTTATCTCGATTATGGATTAAAACAAACCGAAACTTCCCAATTTTTCCAACAATTACAGGTAGGTAAAACTGATGCGTAGAACGTCCTAGATATGTAAATGCCAAGTAACGCAACCCAACACATGAGCTCTATCGGATCAGTTGCTCTGGAGGACCCTCTGAAGTTGAGCTCCCAGCGCCGGGAGCGTGACGGGCTTCTCGATGAGCCCGTTCACCCCAGCCCGCCGGCACATGTCGCGCACGCGGTCGTCGATGCCGCTCGCCGCCACGGCGACGAGgaccagcagccagcaggcgTTGCTGAGCTCCCGGATCCTGAGGGCCACCTCGAACCCATCCATCGCGGCGGTCgtgccggcggcgtcgaggtcgaggaCCACCAGCTGGAACGGCGGCTCGGCACTCGCCAGCTAGCTCAGGCAGTCGGCGGCCGACGCCACCGGCACCACCTAGCAGCCGAGCCGCTCGAGGAGCTTCCGGGTGACCTCCGCGCTCACGGCGTCGCCGTCCGCGAGCAGGACCCTCAGGCCGCTGAAGTGGTGGTGCTGTGGAAGTGTCCTCGGCGAGGCTCCGATCCGGTACGTGCCTGAACCGGGCACGTGCGGATTGAGTGGCGGCTGCAGCTGGAACCGCAGGAGGAGCGTCATGGTTTCTCCGAGGCCTTCTTCGGACTCCGGTGCCCACCACATGTTTCCGTTCATCACCTGAACAAATTTAGAGTCAATTCATACATGAtagatttatatatatacaactCATAATTTGCATAGAAATTGGTTGATTTGTCCACATATAAATCATAAATGTGATGAAACAAAATCACATATAAGTACCTGTGCAATCCTTTTGCACACAGCGGCGCTTAACCGCACGTCGTCACCGGAATCAGGAGCATGGCCGGATGGTGGCGGCCAGGATGCAGGCAAACTCCCATGATCACTCTCCACTGATCTTGTGATCAGCCCAACTTGGAACTTGACAAACACTTGGTTGCCACCAGCAGAGATTTTGGCTCGCTCTCGCACTGGGATCCGGTCCTGATCGTCACCGGCGATGCTATTGCAGCTGCAGACCGAAAACGACAGGACACCGCCTgcggcaaggcggcggcggcatcggctcAGCACAGCGCCCACCATGTGCAGCAGGAGATGGAAGACCCTCTTTTCGTCGCCGACCACCCATTCGGGaacagcgccgccgctgccctccaGCTGGTGCGAGAAGCCGAGGCCCCGGCATCTGGCCAAGCATCCGGCAACGCTGGCCGCGTCCCTGACCAGCGACTGGAGCTCGAACGGCCTCCTTGCCGCCAGGGTAGGCGGGTCATGGCTGTCCTTCGTCGACAACGTTGCCATGGCGGTGTCCGCCagggtggaggagaggagggcgcTTGTCCGGGcgacggcgtcgaggtcgagcCTCTGCTCGGGgcgcagcacggcggcggcggcctcctgctGCATCACGGAGAGCAGGCCGACGACGGCGTGCGCCGGCCTCGCCACAGCGTCGCGCAccgcggcgtgcgcggcgtCCCTCGCCCTGGTCGCCGCCTCGAGCTCGCTCCTCGCGTGCAGCAGCACCCCGTGCTGCTCCGCCAGCCTCTGCCGGATCAGCTGCGACTCCTCTAGCGCCACCGCGTGGGAGAGCGCGGCGGCCACCGGGTCGGCGACGGCCTGCACGATCTCCAGATCCTGGCTGCTCCATCCTGGAGGTGATGATCTGTGATCATCGTCAGCTCGACGAACCAGAACTAAGATTGCGTAGCTCTCCGGCTCTGATGCGTTGCCCCCTCCGTGGAAATTTGGGATCCGtatggccgccgcggcggatgCCAGCGGCAggccaccgccgctcgccgtcgcaaGCACGGAGCTTGGCCTGAGCGCCATGGCGTCCCTGCTGGCCAGTGCGGCGGCCACGTCCGGGTGACGGACGGAGATGGCGCGCGTGCCTCCGTCGAGCGCCTTGTCGTCTTcgtccggcagcagcagctggtggGTGAGCTGCAGCATGCCGCCACCGTGGTGAGGCGCGGCCGCGACGGGCACCCAGACGGCGCAGTTGTGGAGGCCGAGGGTGGCGGCTTGCTGGAGCATGGTGGTACGGAGGATGGctcgcggcgcgccggcggagTCGCGGGCGAGGCGGGTGACGGCTCGGACGACGCGCCACACGGCCTcctcgcggcggcggacggcggcgaggtcgcggtCGAGCTTGCGCGCCTTGGCGCGGAGGAGGGACACGCGGGCCTCGATGCGGAGCAGGCGCGGGAAGAAGACGGGgagggaggccgcggcggcggtggtggcgagcgCGCCGAGGGCCTTGGCGGAGGTgagcgcggcgaggacgcgGCAGGAGCCCGGACGGTCGTAGGAGAGCGCGTTGAGCAGGTAGGTGACGCCGCACGCGACGATGAAGGCGCCGAGCTGGAGGAGCGCCCGCCGGAGCGGCGCCAGCGCGGCGCAGGTGGCGAAGTAGAGGAGCTCCAGCGGGATGGACAGGAGCGACGCCGCGATGAGGAGGTCGCTCACCTTCTGCCActgcagcagcgcctccaccgccgcgtccTCGCGCCCGTCGCAACCGCCGCAGCGCCGCGCCGTCCGCACCAGCACCGCGTCCGCCGCCATTCCGTCCCCTGCCATCCACTCGCTCATTCGGGCATGCGTGAAGGTATTCCTCGGCATGCAGGTAGATGCGACTGCGAGGAAGACAAGTAGTCTTTCTTTGCATGCAGCTGACAACGCGAAGTAATGGCAGCCAGGTTCTGTTTGGCTTCAGTTTTTGTCCGGGCGCCGAGGCAATTCCATCCATGCAGGCCTAGCAACTCCGCTCCAAATTTTTTTGGATTGCTGAACGAGATCAATGgcaatagtaatttgagatggagggagtaacatgAATAGTTTTATGATTTGAGGTTGAAAATTAGGCTCATATTTTAGCTCACGGCAGTGTGTTCTCTTCATAATTTCATTATGTTTCCTAAGCATTTCTCAAGGTAATAAGTTCTTGTCGCATATACGATTGGAGACGGTGTTCGTGACCTAACGTGAGAGAGGACATAGTAGCCTATCACGTTGAAGATCTATTGGTATGTCCACCGCTGCCTACTCTGGCTGCTTCCCGCGCCGCCAAAGGAGAATGCAGTGGgcaattttaaattttaaaaaatgagaagaagaggCCAAAGGCCCAGATGATTACAACTCTACAGGTCGATCACAGCCCAACTAAAGCCTGGCCCAAGCCTGCTTCCGCATCCATTCCTCTTCCGTCTCGTCTCTAGCCTCTCCGGTGCGCCCTCGGAGCGGTTTGTTCACGCCGGCGAACTCCTCgagccgccgctccccttcccCCGGCGCGGGTCCGCCTCTGCGGATTCTTCAGCGCCGCAACCGATCCTGGGTTTCCCGCGCAgcagccgccggcgacgaccccCTGCCTGGCCCGCGCCGTCTTCGGCTTCGCGCGCGGCGGCTAATTCTGCAATACGCCTCGCATTGATCTCGGGGAGGAGGTACACGGCTCT
Proteins encoded in this window:
- the LOC117847632 gene encoding LOW QUALITY PROTEIN: ethylene receptor 4 (The sequence of the model RefSeq protein was modified relative to this genomic sequence to represent the inferred CDS: substituted 2 bases at 2 genomic stop codons) → MAADAVLVRTARRCGGCDGREDAAVEALLQWQKVSDLLIAASLLSIPLELLYFATCAALAPLRRALLQLGAFIVACGVTYLLNALSYDRPGSCRVLAALTSAKALGALATTAAAASLPVFFPRLLRIEARVSLLRAKARKLDRDLAAVRRREEAVWRVVRAVTRLARDSAGAPRAILRTTMLQQAATLGLHNCAVWVPVAAAPHHGGGMLQLTHQLLLPDEDDKALDGGTRAISVRHPDVAAALASRDAMALRPSSVLATASGGGLPLASAAAAIRIPNFHGGGNASEPESYAILVLVRRADDDHRSSPPGWSSQDLEIVQAVADPVAAALSHAVALEESQLIRQRLAEQHGVLLHARSELEAATRARDAAHAAVRDAVARPAHAVVGLLSVMQQEAAAAVLRPEQRLDLDAVARTSALLSSTLADTAMATLSTKDSHDPPTLAARRPFELQSLVRDAASVAGCLARCRGLGFSHQLEGSGGAVPEWVVGDEKRVFHLLLHMVGAVLSRCRRRLAAGGVLSFSVCSCNSIAGDDQDRIPVRERAKISAGGNQVFVKFQVGLITRSVESDHGSLPASWPPPSGHAPDSGDDVRLSAAVCKRIAQVMNGNMWWAPESEEGLGETMTLLLRFQLQPPLNPHVPGSGTYRIGASPRTLPQHHHFSGLRVLLADGDAVSAEVTRKLLERLGCXVVPVASAADCLSXLASAEPPFQLVVLDLDAAGTTAAMDGFEVALRIRELSNACWLLVLVAVAASGIDDRVRDMCRRAGVNGLIEKPVTLPALGAQLQRVLQSN